In one Colletotrichum destructivum chromosome 2, complete sequence genomic region, the following are encoded:
- a CDS encoding Putative protein kinase-like domain superfamily, HAD superfamily, giving the protein MAPLTKAAANGVAAASAANGEVNHEPINVIIPIGGIGSRFAKEGYRYPKPLINIVGRPMLLWLIDNLSLKPGDTLWMAINEEVDDEFRIGQLVSKTFSKIDFRLLRLRHQTKGASETLYIVTQSMTKKHLERKTVSLDCDTIYWADVLQDIRNMPKGHGGCFYFPDVGDKPIFSYIKTEPTKDGLERIVDIQEKKAISNKANTGAYVFPSAGQLKSWAAENLDMKRPDGSEVGEYYTSQMIALMIQNGVPYLGMPVSTKDFSVVGTPEQLKDLLKLLKTDTSNLPIKLKKRRFCFDLDMTLVGVPAVAGDYSTCPPIEKNIRLVQQLYNAGHYIIIQTARRMRTHHGNLGSVLADVGPVTFAQLAKYEIPYHDIHFGKPYADVYVDDLAVNANLDTMREIGWLLDEHDPAALIGPDAGTAEEAKKAGMIAARDFNTIQIIGDKVIKSSKSENILGELFFYSHMPAEIAHIFPTVYNVDYIPDTTTYNITMENRRGLTFSHLLVGRSITKGRLISLLKALHSVHTTASTDKATLNIPSALEKKFEEHSLARANHRVNIYANYGSKLRSRYYQHQEKYDALGPLAASLFARINEFLDTYEAEEKGVHAQVIHGDPVFSNAILSKDEKLVSFIDVRCQLENTLTPEGDIHYDLGKVLQSLCGYDHILFMSANNHDLRGALDVDQPLLDEADSDLLENLQEYFFTFLEETYSVRLHRKTLFRITASLFFSLIPLHRPELGAVFLRMCKETLDKASNINYGPGARSTAGVTLSRRASSNFGSDEKAREMPIVSGKGENLSIPNVVVTTKQ; this is encoded by the exons ATGGCTCCCTTGACGAAAGCAGCTGCCAAcggcgttgctgctgcctccgccgccaaTGGCGAAGTCAACCATGAGCCCATCAACGTCATTATTCCTATCGGCGGCATTGGCTCCCGCTTCGCAAAGGAAGGCTACCGCTACCCGAAGCCCCTCATCAACATCGTCGGCCGGCCCATGCTGCTGTGGCTCATTGACAACCTAAGcctcaagcccggcgacaCCCTGTGGATGGCCATCaacgaggaggtcgacgacgagttTAGAATCGGCCAGCTCGTGAGCAAGACCTTCTCCAAGATCGACTTCAGGCTGCTGCGCTTGCGCCATCAGACCAAGGGTGCCAGCGAGACG CTCTACATCGTCACACAGAGCATGACCAAGAAGCATCTCGAGCGCAAGACGGTTTCCCTTGATTGCGACACCATCTACTGGGCCGATGTCCTCCAGGACATTCGCAACATGCCAAAGGGCCATGGCGGCTGCTTCTACTTCCCCGATGTCGGCGACAAGCCCATTTTCTCATACATCAAGACGGAGCCTACCAA GGACGGCTTGGAGCGCATCGTCGATAtccaggagaagaaggctaTCTCCAACAAGGCGAACACGGGCGCATACGTCTTCCCCTCTGCCGGTCAGCTCAAGTCGTGGGCGGCTGAGAACCTCGACATGAAGAGGCCCGACGGCTCCGAGGTGGGCGAGTACTACACCTCGCAGATGATCGCTCTCATGATCCAGAACGGTGTCCCCTACCTGGGCATGCCCGTTAGCACCAAGGATTTCAGCGTTGTCGGCACGCCCGAGCAGCTCAAGGACCTCCTGAAGCTGCTGAAGACAGACACCTCCAACCTTCCCATCAAGCTGAAGAAACGCCGCTTCtgcttcgacctcgacatgACCTTGGTCGGCGTCCCCGCTGTGGCCGGGGACTACTCCACCTGCCCTCCCATTGAAAAGAACATCCGCCTTGTGCAGCAGCTGTACAACGCAGGCCACTACATTATCATT CAAACGGCCCGTCGCATGCGGACACATCACGGAAACCTGGGTTCCGTCCTTGCGGACGTTGGCCCTGTCACATTTGCCCAGTTGGCCAAGTACGAAATTCCTTATCACGACATCCACTTCGGCAAGCCTTATGCCGACGTCTACGTTGATGATCTGGCTGTCAATGCCAACTTGGATACCATGCGTGAAATTGGCTGGCTTCTGGACGAGCACGATCCCGCCGCACTGATTGGGCCCGATGCCGGAACCGCAgaggaggcgaagaaggccggcatGATCGCTGCGCGCGacttcaacaccatccagATCATCGGCGACAAGGTGATCAAGTCGAGCAAGTCGGAGAATatcctcggcgagctcttcTTCTACTCCCACATGCCCGCCGAGATTGCTCACATCTTCCCCACCGTTTACAACGTCGACTACATCCCCGACACGACCACGTACAACATCACCATGGAGAACCGCCGTGGCTTGACCTTCTCCCACCTTCTGGTCGGTCGCTCGATTACAAAGGGCCGCCTCATCTCCTTGTTGAAGGCTCTCCACTCTGTTCACACCACGGCCAGCACCGACAAGGCTACCCTCAACATCCCCAGCGCTCTGGAGAAGAAGTTTGAGGAGCACTCCCTGGCGCGGGCGAACCACCGTGTCAACATTTACGCAAACTACGGCTCGAAGCTCCGCTCTCGGTACTACCAGCACCAGGAGAAGTACGATGCTCTCGGTCCCCTTGCCGCTTCCCTATTCGCCCGTATCAACGAGTTCCTCGACACGTACGAGGCtgaggagaagggcgtgCACGCTCAGGTTATCCACGGTGACCCCGTCTTCAGTAACGCCATTCTCTccaaggacgagaagctcgtcagcTTCATCGACGTGCGCTGCCAGCTCGAGAACACTCTAACCCCCGAGGGTGACATTCACTACGATCTCGGCAAGGTTCTGCAGTCCCTCTGCGGCTACGACCACATTCTCTTCATGAGCGCTAACAATCACGACCTGCGCGGCGCCCTGGACGTTGACCAACCCCTTCTCGATGAGGCCGACTCGGACCTCCTTGAGAATCTGCAGGAGTACTTCTTCACCTTCCTCGAGGAGACGTATTCTGTCCGCCTGCACCGCAAGACTCTCTTCCGCATCACTGcctccctcttctttagTCTCATTCCTCTACACCGGCCGGAGCTGGGCGCCGTCTTTCTGCGCATGTGCAAGGAGACTCTCGACAAGGCCAGCAACATCAACTACGGCCCCGGTGCGCGCTCTACGGCAGGCGTCACGCTCAGCCGGCGGGCGAGCTCCAACTTTGGCTCTGATGAGAAGGCCCGCGAGATGCCTATCGTTTCCGGCAAGGGGGAGAATCTGTCCATccccaacgtcgtcgtcaccacgAAACAGTAG
- a CDS encoding Putative PAZ domain, Piwi domain, ribonuclease H-like superfamily, argonaute, linker 1 produces the protein MSSTGPTQQTRASAINMDGSKDGGSPTGGRSRSGSHASQQKAPNPFGPSMGFDPAKPQGGPEKEHQNTRIDPPPESFLNPGASPFIRRPGYNTAGKPVNLEVNQFRVKEWDDKKTIFQYDVTISPPPLKYNVVFKKCWESPAVQEMLKKYKCLWLQDGRKLAWSSVPINRGEERLKVDLDEGRPVRPNAKARDNTFYFVMKETKRINLAALEAYLTGKMDWDSSVLECMNFLDHLVRQYPSERLLSIKRNFYNERNKKSMELGVCLEVVKGVYSSVRMNQSFCNKIGRGLGLNVDVANTAFWKGNCPLHMFVRDFLGTCERKWQGLKPNDIAELLKPVRQKDQNGRSTFAMSEAFKHLRKLVKLRFSPKHRGKESWDKTYNIKAFAFGQQYGERGATADNITFVNNGEEMTIAQYFQKTYGVQIMFPNWPVVETAKAGFFPMEVCLIKAMQRYPYKLDPDQTAAMIKAAVTRPTQRKADIMDAKSQLAWKEDPYLRQYGVVFDDQMARTQGSLLEPPKIQYANNITSPMFSGRWDLRGKKFWVPNRQPLQSWGIVVLENACNKAAAQAFAQTFKQTYTGHGGKVAKDAVVIDSEIRNHNVADAIAKAYAQIKAYTKATPQLLFCVLRFNNAGSYERIKKSADCRFGLLTQCVLARHVEKNQGQYHSNVAMKVNAKLGGITCRIPHPSGPASKAPAFFKEVTMMIGVDVSHATPGIDAPSMAAMTMSMDQDATFYSAAVETNGYRVEMMSPINARNFLARLMPTWHKRMNHPAPPPHIIYFRDGVSEGQYSQVLEYEVETMKKLMQQKYQGQKQPKWTVIVATKRHHIRFFPQQGDKNGNPLPGTLLEREVCHPFWWDFYLCSHVAIQGTARPVHYTVLVDEAKMNPNDLQKMIYGQCYSYARSTTPVSLHPAIYYADLACGRARAHENIATSQGFRSGPKAAEMVEEYGARGQSMFENERPTEAMQLLPLGGGGPDADPQATEMFKGTMWYI, from the exons ATGTCTTCCACCGGACCTACCCAGCAGACCCGCGCTTCTGCCATCAACATGGACGGATCCAAAGATGGCGGCTCCCCCACCGGCGGTCGATCCCGCTCCGGCTCCCACGCCTCGCAACAGAAGGCCCCGAACCCTTTCGGTCCTTCCATGGGATTCGACCCTGCCAAGCCTCAGGGTGGTCCCGAGAAGGAACACCAGAACACCCGCATCGACCCGCCTCCCGAGTCGTTTCTCAACCCTGGCGCTTCTCCCTTCATTCGGAGACCCGGCTACAACACCGCCGGTAAGCCAGTCAACCTGGAGGTGAACCAGTTCCGTGTCAAAGAGTGGGATGACAAGAAGACCATCTTTCAATACGATGTCACCATCTCCCCGCCTCCCTTGAAGTACAATGTTGTCTTCAAGAAGTGTTGGGAGTCTCCAGCCGTCCAAGAGATGCTTAAGAAATACAAGTGTCTTTGGCTGCAAGATGGTCGAAAGCTCGCTTG GTCCTCGGTTCCCATCAACCGTGGAGAGGAGCGCCTCAAGGTCGATCTCGATGAGGGAAGGCCTGTGCGACCCAATGCCAAGGCCCGCGACAATACCTTCTACTTCGTGATGAAGGAAACCAAAAGGATCAATCTGGCTGCCCTTGAGGCCTATCTCACCGGCAAAATGGATTGGGACAGCTCCGTTTTGGAGTGCATGAACTTCCTTGACCACCTTGTTCGACAGTATCCGAGCGAGCGTTTGTTGTCTATCAAGCGCAACTTTTACAACGAGCGCAACAAAAAGAGCATGGAACTCGGCGTCTGCTTGGAGGTTGTGAAGGGTGTTTACTCTTCGGTCCGGATGAACCAGTCATTCTGCAACAAGATTGGCCGCGGACTCGGTCTGAACGTTGATGTCGCCAACACTGCCTTCTGGAAGGGAAACTGCCCGCTTCACATGTTCGTCCGAGACTTTCTGGGAACTTGTGAACGAAAGTGGCAGGGCCTGAAGCCTAACGAcatcgccgagctcctcaaGCCCGTTCGCCAGAAGGACCAGAACGGCCGATCCACCTTCGCCATGTCGGAGGCGTTCAAGCATCTTCGCAAGCTGGTCAAGCTCCGCTTCTCGCCCAAGCACCGTGGCAAGGAAAGCTGGGACAAGACGTATAACATCAAGGCTTTCGCTTTTGGTCAGCAGTACGGCGAGCGGGGTGCCACCGCAGACAACATTACCTTCGTCAACAATGGCGAAGAAATGACCATTGCCCAGTACTTCCAGAAGACATACGGCGTGCAGATTATGTTCCCCAACTGGCCTGTGGTTGAGACAGCAAAGGCCGGCTTCTTTCCGATGGAGGTTTGTCTCATCAAAGCCATGCAGCGGTACCCCTACAAGCTGGACCCCGATCAGACTGCTGCCATGATCAAGGCTGCGGTCACTCGGCCAACCCAGCGCAAGGCCGACATCATGGATGCAAAGAGTCAGCTGGCGTGGAAGGAAGACCCCTACCTTCGCCAATACGGCGTGGTGTTTGATGATCAGATGGCTCGAACCCAAGGCTCCCTGCTGGAGCCTCCCAAGATCCAGTACGCAAACAACATCACAAGCCCAATGTTCTCTGGCCGCTGGGATCTGCGTGGCAAGAAGTTCTGGGTTCCCAACCGGCAGCCCCTCCAGTCCTGGGGTATTGTGGTTCTGGAGAACGCATGtaacaaggccgccgcccaggcctTTGCGCAAACGTTCAAGCAGACATACAccggccacggcggcaaggttgcCAAGGACGCAGTCGTCATTGACAGTGAGAtccgcaaccacaacgttGCCGATGCCATTGCAAAGGCATACGCGCAGATAAAGGCCTACACGAAGGCCACCCCGCAGCTTCTCTTCTGCGTGTTGAGGTTCAACAACGCTGGGTCCTACGAGCGCATCAAGAAATCTGCTGATTGCCGTTTCGGTCTTTTGACCCAGTGCGTTCTTGCGCGTCATGTCGAGAAGAACCAGGGGCAGTACCACTCCAACGTGGCCATGAAGGTCAACGCCaagctcggcggcatcacctGTCGCATCCCTCATCCGTCGGGTCCGGCAAGCAAGGCGCCTGCCTTTTTCAAAGAGGTCACCATGATGATTGGCGTTGATGTGTCCCACGCCACGCCTGGTATCGACGCCCCTTCGATGGCCGCGATGACTATGTCCATGGATCAGGACGCAACGTTCTACTCCGCAGCCGTCGAGACCAACGGTTACCGCGTCGAGATGATGTCTCCCATCAATGCAAGAAACTTTCTCGCCCGCCTGATGCCCACGTGGCACAAGCGCATGAACCAcccagcgccgcctcctcacATCATCTACTTCCGTGACGGTGTGTCTGAAGGACAATACTCCCAGGTCCTCGAATACGAGGTCGAAACCATGAAGAAGCTGATGCAGCAGAAGTACCAGGGGCAAAAACAGCCCAAGTGGACTGTGATTGTGGCTACCAAGCGTCACCACATCCGTTTCTTCCCGCAGCAGGGAGACAAGAATGGAAACCCGCTGCCCGGTACCCTCCTGGAGCGGGAGGTGTGCCATCCCTTCTGGTGGGACTTCTACCTCTGCTCTCACGTCGCCATTCAGGGCACCGCGCGACCCGTCCACTACACTGTCCTTGTGGACGAAGCCAAGATGAACCCAAACGACCTTCAGAAAATGATCTATGGTCAATGCTACTCCTACGCCCGCTCGACGACTCCGGTCTCTCTTCATCCTGCAATCTACTACGCGGATCTTGCTTGCGGCCGCGCCCGTGCCCATGAGAATATTGCCACTTCGCAGGGCTTCCGATCCGGTCCCAAGGCTGCAGAGATGGTTGAGGAGTATGGTGCTCGTGGCCAGTCCATGTTCGAGAACGAGCGGCCCACCGAGGCCATGCAGCTCCTGCctctgggcggcggcggtccggACGCCGATCCTCAAGCGACGGAGATGTTCAAGGGCACTATGTGGTACATCTAA
- a CDS encoding Putative mRNA 3'-end-processing protein Rna14, with translation MDSELPHNDQDFEGASWGEEGYEEANDIQHSDQQSQDPAFPLAQAANGDSEDAGEYDPESVTITSVPETAESTPTPIPTPTTSTSAKPKSGKPKTQGGFLVGDSDDEEDAPTPASTAAVAAGVAQAPIAQNHPPLPVPTPVESQVGVTPEQPNNGIAVRAPSAASSAAHAPPPPTVHPVPSRDPNDTFGILEDRVKEDPRGDMEAWLALIAEHRRYDQLDELRGVYERFIEVFPQAADIWADWAQLELSSNRFQDAEALFNRSLVNVPNVKLWTVYLNYIRRRYDLNNDPNGEARRILSMSYDFVIGSVGIDRDSGQLWKDYIQFIKSGPGQVGGSGWQDQQKMDQLRKAYHRAITVPMSALTDLWKDYDQFEMSLNKTTGRQFIQKRSPAYMTAKAANSQLDRLIPRLQRTSLPRLPPAPGFDGDQEFMEQVEIWKKWINWEKDDPLVLLDEEPEAYKARILYCYRQALMALRFWPEMWVDAAEWCFANNITKDGKDLGLSFLTDGIEANPESVLLALKHGDRVEMTFPAGDDDASKAARAKAIREPYSRVLDTLYAMSKKIKEREEREVRKIEEAAARDPNVKDSIENNDDDLDGDNRGPADLGKEERIKAVKHGFSVQADMLKRTISFVWIALCRAARRTQGKGNTTSGLRQVFIEARGRGQLTSDVYIAVAKMEALIYNDPAGGKIFDRGAKLFPEDASFMLEYLKFLHSKGDTTNARVVFETCVNRLTQKDDAKKNQAKQLYSYFHKYESQFGELSSIAELEKRMSELWPADPKLAHFASRFSVETFDPIAYRLIISPAVQLRPKMLIPAVEQPTSVRQTPMALPVRQTASPGPQYTGPQYMGVTNSPKRPFAGDDYEELNRPRKLARGESPLKGAAGRRLDQQRRNQGAPLSRDITFLLGILPPSHAYAHSPGAFRLSAPNLVGLIRETPVPDYSAWKNQQELGARQNNGMQPPSHGHQASGEYGGQGYDGRNSPQRTLSPLDGSGRRLVSSGYRSSPLRPGSRGGNQEAAAYQQDATQHGQVPSAASYNGTTNWAQQPVGYGQAQGQQYGRYQY, from the exons ATGGATTCCGAACTCCCACATAACGACCAAGACTTCGAGGGTGCGTCttggggagaagagggaTATGAGGAAGCAAATGATATACAGCATAGCGACCAACAAAGTCAAGATCCTGCCTTCCCACTTGCCCAAGCTGCGAATGGTGATTCAGAAGATGCTGGCGAATATGACCCAGAATCGGTCACGATAACCTCAGTTCCAGAGACCGCCGAGTCTACCCCCACCCCCATTCCTACTCCTACCACGTCCACGTCCGCGAAGCCGAAATCAGGCAAGCCCAAAACGCAAGGTGGCTTCCTAGTGGGAGACtctgacgacgaggaagacgcgcCGACCCCGGCTTCCACCGCCGCTGTGGCTGCAGGTGTCGCGCAAGCCCCCATTGCCCAGAACCaccctccccttcctgtACCTACTCCAGTTGAGAGCCAAGTGGGCGTCACACCAGAGCAACCAAACAATGGAATTGCCGTGAGAGCGCCCAGCGCAGCATCCAGTGCTGCGCAcgcaccgcctcctccgacTGTGCACCCTGTCCCGAGCAGAGACCCCAATGACACCTTTGGCATTCTGGAGGATCGTGTGAAGGAGGACCCTCGGGGCGATATGGAGGCCTGGCTTGCGCTGATTGCCGAACACCGCCGCTACGACCAGCTGGACGAGTTGCGGGGAGTGTATGAACGTTTCATAGAAGTCTTTCCCCAGGCC GCAGACATCTGGGCAGACTGGGCACAGCTCGAGCTGAGTTCCAACCGCTTCCAGGACGCCGAAGCCCTTTTCAACCGATCCCTGGTCAACGTACCAAACGTCAAGCTCTGGACTGTGTACCTCAACTACATTCGGAGAAGATATGACCTCAATAACGACCCCAATGGCGAGGCTCGCCGTATCCTGAGCATGTCATACGACTTCGTCATTGGTTCCGTCGGCATCGATCGGGACTCGGGTCAATTGTGGAAGGACTACATTCAGTTCATCAAGAGTGGCCCAGGCCAAGTTGGAGGCAGTGGATGGCAAGACCAGCAGAAGATGGACCAGCTGCGCAAGGCCTACCATCGCGCCATCACAGTCCCCATGTCCGCGCTCACCGACTTATGGAAGGACTATGACCAATTCGAGATGAGCCTCAACAAGACAACT GGCCGCCAGTTCATCCAGAAGCGGTCGCCGGCATATATGACGGCCAAGGCGGCGAACTCCCAGCTCGATCGCCTGATCCCTAGACTTCAGCGGACCTCTCTTCCACGACTTCCCCCTGCTCCTGGATTCGATGGTGACCAAGAGTTCATGGAACAGGTAGAGATCTGGAAGAAATGGATCAATTGGGAGAAGGACGATCCGTTGGTGCTTCTTGACGAAGAGCCTGAAGCCTACAAAGCTCGTATCCTGTACTGCTACAGACAAGCCTTGATGGCTCTTCGATTCTGGCCCGAAATGTGGGTGGATGCTGCGGAGTGGTGCTTCGCCAACAACATTaccaaggacggcaaggatCTTGGTCTTTCATTCTTGACGGACGGCATCGAGGCCAACCCTGAAAGCGTCCTGCTGGCGCTGAAGCACGGTGATCGCGTGGAGATGACGTTTCCCGccggagacgacgacgcgagTAAGGCTGCCCGTGCCAAAGCAATTCGCGAGCCTTACAGCCGGGTTCTTGACACATTGTACGCCATGTCCAAGAAAATCAAGGAACGGGAGGAACGGGAGGTTCGCAAGATCGAAGAGGCTGCTGCGCGCGATCCCAATGTCAAGGATTCGATCGAAAACAACGACGAtgatcttgatggtgacAACCGCGGACCGGCTGATCTTGGGAAGGAGGAACGtatcaaggccgtcaagcaTGGCTTTTCGGTACAAGCGGATATGCTCAAGCGCACCATCTCGTTCGTGTGGATTGCACTTTGCCGAGCTGCGCGGAGAACACAAGGCAAAGGCAATACGACCTCGGGCCTCAGACAGGTTTTCATCGAAGCTCGCGGTCGGGGGCAGCTCACCAGCGATGTTTACATTGCTGTTGCGAAGATGGAGGCCCTTATCTACAACGACCCAGCTGGTGGCAAGATCTTCGATCGCGGTGCCAAGCTGTTCCCGGAAGACGCCAGCTTCATGCTAGAGTATCTCAAATTCTTGCACTCGAAGGGCGACACGACAA ATGCTCGCGTGGTGTTCGAGACCTGCGTCAACCGCCTCACACAGAAggacgacgccaagaagAATCAGGCCAAGCAGCTTTACTCCTACTTCCACAAATACGAATCTCAATTCGGCGAGCTGTCTTCAATTGCGGAGCTTGAGAAGCGCATGTCGGAGCTTTGGCCGGCCGACCCGAAGCTCGCGCACTTTGCGAGCCGCTTCTCGGTTGAGACTTTCGACCCCATTGCCTATCGCCTCATTATCTCGCCGGCTGTCCAGCTGCGGCCGAAGATGCTGATCCCGGCCGTTGAGCAGCCAACCTCAGTGCGACAAACTCCCATGGCGCTACCGGTTCGCCAGACGGCCAGCCCAGGGCCTCAGTACACAGGACCTCAGTACATGGGCGTCACGAACTCGCCTAAGAGACCGTTTGCGGGTGACGACTACGAAGAGCTCAACCGCCCACGGAAGCTTGCCAGGGGAGAGTCGCCGCTGAAGGGTGccgctggccgccgtctcgaCCAGCAGAGACGGAACCAAGGAGCGCCCCTTTCCCGAGACATCACCTTTCTGCTGGGTATCCTACCCCCCTCTCATGCGTATGCGCACTCCCCTGGTGCATTCCGTCTGAGCGCCCCCAACCTCGTCGGTCTCATAAGAGAGACCCCGGTGCCAGACTACAGTGCCTGGAAAAATCAGCAGGAGCTGGGAGCTCGACAAAACAACGGTATGCAACCCCCTTCTCATGGCCATCAGGCCTCTGGTGAATATGGTGGACAAGGATACGATGGACGAAACTCGCCGCAGAGGACTCTTAGTCCACTTGATGGCAGCGGTCGGCGCTTGGTGTCGTCCGGTTACCGGAGCTCTCCTCTCCGACCTGGTTCCAGGGGCGGAAATCAGGAAGCCGCTGCGTACCAACAGGATGCAACTCAGCATGGACAAGTCCCGTCAGCGGCTTCGTACAATGGGACAACCAACTGGGCACAGCAGCCTGTTGGCTACGGCCAAGCACAGGGGCAGCAATATGGCAGATATCAGTATTGA